One region of Cloacibacillus sp. genomic DNA includes:
- a CDS encoding leucine-rich repeat domain-containing protein, with amino-acid sequence MKNDDFEIKEGVLVRYLGDGYAAELPPGLAAVGEGAFRDCRSLHEVYIPDGVTEIRKEAFQWCVNLRRVTAPESVSLIGRDAFAGTPYYKYYSENETDWREDFLFIGRCLVKARRNLRRAEIPEGTVMIAADAFAERVLLDELSIPRSVSLIDWRAFADCTGLSRAHIPAGVRTIGWHCFKGCSRLCEVSFEEGTKDIENGIFAGCRSLRRVEFPASLKMLGGWAFFGCGNLEEVSFRGELAAIGERTFSGCGNLCRVELPDCVEVIGVDSFCDCTNVQLRLPGRLRRLERRAFSGARSLSELKLPPSLEYIGEGAFNGCRSVVSAALPAKVEEVPDYAFRDCELLTELTLEAGPRRLGACAFYGCRSLRAAVIPEGVSEIGERAFANCQTLEKIKLPRSLRSIGERAFAGCPNLREAEMPEDIAEIGGGIFEGCGMLADKEGFVIVDGICYGCQESPFEISPPTGVRVVAGGAFCGCAECRAVILPESVERVGSRAFAGCAKLRRAVLPQRVKQVGSEAFSGCDSLLVLEAPGLAPLSFDEERLRLAAALGFCGAEERYYGENWRLWALWAAEERAPLITAAIDDGLAEAAAYFTRHALLRAAEYRAALERAQRKNAMEIVALLLAYGNDKLSGEDIFAGYSLDG; translated from the coding sequence TGAAAAACGACGATTTTGAGATAAAAGAGGGCGTGTTGGTCAGGTATCTCGGCGACGGATATGCCGCCGAGCTGCCGCCGGGGCTGGCCGCCGTTGGCGAAGGGGCTTTCCGCGACTGCCGTTCGCTCCATGAGGTCTATATTCCGGACGGCGTAACGGAGATAAGAAAAGAGGCCTTTCAGTGGTGTGTGAATCTGCGGCGTGTTACGGCTCCCGAAAGTGTCTCCCTGATAGGGAGGGATGCCTTTGCCGGCACTCCCTACTATAAATATTACAGCGAAAATGAGACGGACTGGCGCGAAGATTTTCTCTTCATCGGCAGATGTCTCGTCAAAGCCCGGCGGAATCTGCGCCGCGCGGAAATCCCGGAGGGAACGGTGATGATCGCGGCGGACGCCTTCGCGGAGCGCGTGCTGCTGGATGAACTCTCGATTCCGCGGAGCGTCTCACTCATAGACTGGCGCGCCTTCGCCGACTGCACTGGGCTCTCCCGCGCGCACATACCAGCCGGTGTGAGGACGATCGGCTGGCACTGTTTTAAAGGTTGTTCGCGGCTGTGTGAGGTCTCCTTTGAGGAAGGCACGAAAGATATTGAGAACGGCATCTTCGCCGGCTGCCGCAGCCTGCGCCGCGTTGAATTTCCCGCGAGCCTGAAGATGCTTGGTGGCTGGGCCTTTTTTGGCTGCGGAAATCTTGAGGAGGTTAGTTTCAGAGGGGAACTGGCGGCGATTGGCGAGCGCACCTTTTCCGGGTGCGGCAATTTGTGCCGCGTTGAGCTGCCCGACTGTGTCGAGGTGATCGGCGTGGACTCCTTCTGTGACTGCACAAACGTACAGCTGCGGCTACCGGGTCGTCTGAGGCGGCTGGAACGCCGCGCATTTTCCGGCGCACGCAGTCTTTCTGAGCTGAAGCTGCCGCCGTCGCTGGAATATATTGGCGAGGGGGCCTTTAACGGCTGCCGGAGCGTCGTGAGTGCGGCGCTCCCCGCAAAGGTGGAAGAGGTTCCCGACTATGCCTTCCGCGACTGTGAACTGCTGACGGAGCTAACACTGGAGGCTGGGCCGCGGCGGCTGGGAGCCTGCGCCTTTTACGGCTGCCGCAGCCTGCGCGCGGCTGTTATCCCTGAGGGCGTGAGTGAGATAGGCGAGCGGGCCTTCGCAAATTGTCAAACTTTGGAAAAGATCAAATTGCCCCGTTCGCTGAGAAGTATAGGCGAGCGGGCCTTTGCCGGCTGTCCCAACTTGCGGGAGGCGGAGATGCCCGAGGATATCGCGGAGATTGGCGGCGGTATCTTTGAGGGCTGCGGTATGCTTGCGGACAAAGAGGGGTTCGTGATCGTGGACGGCATATGCTACGGCTGTCAGGAAAGTCCCTTTGAGATATCTCCGCCCACGGGGGTCCGCGTCGTGGCGGGCGGCGCCTTTTGCGGCTGCGCGGAATGCCGCGCCGTTATTCTGCCTGAGAGCGTCGAGCGCGTGGGGAGCCGCGCCTTCGCCGGCTGCGCGAAGCTGCGGCGCGCAGTCCTCCCGCAGAGGGTGAAACAAGTCGGTTCCGAGGCGTTTTCAGGCTGTGATTCGCTCCTTGTTTTGGAGGCTCCCGGACTTGCGCCGCTTTCTTTTGATGAAGAACGGCTTCGGCTGGCGGCGGCGCTCGGCTTCTGCGGTGCGGAGGAGCGTTATTACGGCGAGAACTGGCGTCTTTGGGCACTCTGGGCCGCGGAAGAGAGAGCGCCCCTTATCACCGCCGCCATTGACGACGGCCTGGCGGAGGCTGCCGCCTATTTCACGCGCCACGCGTTGCTGCGGGCGGCGGAATACAGGGCGGCGCTTGAGCGTGCGCAGCGAAAAAATGCGATGGAGATCGTCGCGCTGCTGCTGGCCTACGGAAACGACAAATTATCCGGCGAGGATATCTTTGCCGGTTACTCTTTAGACGGCTGA